In Truepera sp., the sequence TTTGCTCAGGAGTAGCAACGGCGCTTATTTGACGTGCCTCGTGCCTGCTGCTAGGTTTGAGTCTAGCGTTGACACCGCTCGTTGTAAAGTGTCTGCGCTGCGAAGTGCGTGATGTTCATCACGCTCTTCCACCCGCGCAAGGCGAATTCGACCTGCGTGGACCGCCGGCAGTTGCCCGGCGTGGCTATGACGGGAACAGGCCGCGCGCCTTGCTACCCACAGCGAACCGGGGATGGTGAGAGCCCGGAGGCAGGCAAGCGCGAACGGTATCCTCCCCGAGCCGCTCCCCCAACCCGCCCATGCGCGGCAGTAGGCGGAGCCGAGTGGCGCCCGAGACAGCGCCGGGTCGTTCGCGTCTGTGAGCGACCACCGAGGCCGGCGTAGAGAACCGCGTACGGCGAAGTTGGGTGGTACCGCGCTCCCGAGGCGCCCCAACGCAACGTTGCGAGGGGCGCCTTCGTCGTCACGAGGCGCCTAGCGCGCGCCGCTGCTCGGGACCGAGGTGACACTCATGTTCGACGAGGTCAGTAGCGACGTCAACTTCCCCCGCCTCGAGGGCCGGATCGACGACCTGTGGCAGGAACGGGACGTCTTCCGCCGCTCAGTGGCGCGCCCGGCTCCCATGGGGAACTGGGTCTTCTACGAGGGACCGCCGACGGCCAACGCCAAGCCGGGCGTGCACCACGTGATCAGTCGCGCGTTCAAGGACCTCTTCCCCCGTTTCAAGACGATGCAGGGGTACCGGGTCAGCCGCAAGGGCGGTTGGGACACTCACGGCCTGCCCGTCGAGATCGCCATCGAGAAGCGCCTCGGCTTCACCAACAAGGGGCAGATCGAGGAGTACGGCATCGAGCGCTTCAACGCGCTCTGCCGCGCCGACGTGTTCAGCAACATCCAGGACTGGAACAAGATGACCAGGCGCATCGGCTTCTGGATAGACCTGGACGACCCCTACATCACTTACTCGAACGAGTACATCGAGTCGTGCTGGTGGATCATGAAGGACCTCTTCGACCGCGGCCTGCTGGTGGAGGACTACAAGACGACGTGGCATAGCCCCTCGTCCAACACTACGCTCGCCTCCCACGAGGTCGCCCTCGGTTACAAGGAGGACGTCGAGGATCCCTCCATCTACCCGAAGTTCCCGGCGTTGACGGCCGACCTCGAGGCGCGCGGCGTGGTACCCGCCGGTTTCGACCGGCCCGTCTACTTCCTGGCGTGGACCACGACCCCCTGGACCCTCGCCGCCAACTCGGGGCTGGCCGTACAGGCCGAGGCCGAGTACGCGTTGGTGGAGGCGCCCGCGAAGCATGGCGACCCGGGCCCCCGCGACGTCTACGTACTGGCCGCGAGCCTAGTTGCAGACGTGTTCGACGAGGGCAGCTACGAGATCCTCGGCCGCTTCAAGGGCGCCGACCTGGTGGGCGCGGCTTACCGGCCCCTGCTCCGAGGACAGCCGGGGGACGATGCGGACGTGAGCACCGGTTATCGCGTAGTGGCGGATGACTTCGTGAGCCTGACCGATGGGACGGGCATCGTCCACGTGGCGCCGGCCTACGGCGACCTCGAGGCCGGCCGCGCCCACGGCCTGCCGGCGATCTTCTCGGTCGACCTTACCGGTAAGGTCATGCCGCAGGTGCGCCCGGTCGGCGCACCCGAGGAAGGCGACGGGCCCTACACGGGCGTCTGGTTCAAGGAGGCGGACGACCTGATCACGCAGGACCTCACCGAAGCCGGTCTCATGTTCCGCGCGGGCACGATCCTGCACTCCTACCCCATGAACTGGCGCGACGACGTCCCGCTCATGAACGTCGCCAAGCGCAGCTGGTACATCCGCACCACGGCGGTCAAGGACCTGCTGCTCGCCAACAACGACCGCGTCGGTTGGCACCCCGATCACGTCCGCACCGGGCGTTTCGGGAAGTGGCTCGAGAACAACATCGACTGGGCTCTCAGCCGCGAACGGTTCTGGGGGGCGCCCATGCCCGTCTGGGAGAACCCGGACGGCACCAAGAAGGTGTGCGTCGGGTCGGTGGCCGAACTCGAGGAGCTCTCGGGCAAGGACCTCCACGACCTGGACCTTCACCGGCCCTTCGTCGACGACGTGACGTTCGTGTTAGGCGGCGAGACCTACACCCGCGTGCCGTACACGGTGGACGTGTGGTTCGAGTCGGGCGCCATGCCCTACGCCCAGTGGCATTTCCTCGGTGACCTCGACAGCGAGGCGGGCCAGGAACTCGCCGGGCACTTCCCCGCCGACTACGTCTGCGAGGCGATAGACCAGACGCGCGGTTGGTTCTATTCGCTGCACGCGCTGGCCACGCTGTTGACCGATCCGGGAGACCCCGACACCGGCCGGTTGCCCGGGCCACTCGCGCCACTCACCCCACCCACGTCCGCGTTCAAGAACCTGAACGTGCTGGGCCACATCGTGGACGACAAGGGCGAGAAGATGTCGAAGTCTCGGGGCAACGCGGTCGACCCGTGGACCGTGCTCGACGCACAGGGCGCCGACGCGCTGCGTTGGTACTTCTACTCGGCCTCCCCGCCGGAAGCCACCAAGCGTTTCAGCCAGGCCCTGGTCGACGAGACGCTGCGGGACTTCTTCATGACGCTCTGGAACGTCTACGGCTTCTTCGTGCT encodes:
- the ileS gene encoding isoleucine--tRNA ligase codes for the protein MFDEVSSDVNFPRLEGRIDDLWQERDVFRRSVARPAPMGNWVFYEGPPTANAKPGVHHVISRAFKDLFPRFKTMQGYRVSRKGGWDTHGLPVEIAIEKRLGFTNKGQIEEYGIERFNALCRADVFSNIQDWNKMTRRIGFWIDLDDPYITYSNEYIESCWWIMKDLFDRGLLVEDYKTTWHSPSSNTTLASHEVALGYKEDVEDPSIYPKFPALTADLEARGVVPAGFDRPVYFLAWTTTPWTLAANSGLAVQAEAEYALVEAPAKHGDPGPRDVYVLAASLVADVFDEGSYEILGRFKGADLVGAAYRPLLRGQPGDDADVSTGYRVVADDFVSLTDGTGIVHVAPAYGDLEAGRAHGLPAIFSVDLTGKVMPQVRPVGAPEEGDGPYTGVWFKEADDLITQDLTEAGLMFRAGTILHSYPMNWRDDVPLMNVAKRSWYIRTTAVKDLLLANNDRVGWHPDHVRTGRFGKWLENNIDWALSRERFWGAPMPVWENPDGTKKVCVGSVAELEELSGKDLHDLDLHRPFVDDVTFVLGGETYTRVPYTVDVWFESGAMPYAQWHFLGDLDSEAGQELAGHFPADYVCEAIDQTRGWFYSLHALATLLTDPGDPDTGRLPGPLAPLTPPTSAFKNLNVLGHIVDDKGEKMSKSRGNAVDPWTVLDAQGADALRWYFYSASPPEATKRFSQALVDETLRDFFMTLWNVYGFFVLYANLEGPDLGAAPKATDRPPVDRWLLSRLNTVIRDVTVALEDFDPTTASRAIRDFVVDELSNWYVRRNRRRFWRSGQQGEGGQRTLDADSLAAYATLYEALVGVTKLMAPMAPFSSEAIYQNLVLSLDRGAPDSVHLASWPAADEALIDDALMRDMRALMRLVELGRAARAESGVKLRQPLPELLVRVRSVDELAGVKALADQLLEELNVKSIRFLDVNDDFVDYTVKPNLPRLGKRVGKLIPRLRAALEGVDGREVAANVRAGAVTHVLLGDVTLDLGPEDLLLDARSPEGYAAQEGRGYLVALDTRVSPALRREGLARDVVRLVQNGRKAAGLDVSDRISLCMSGSGELAMALEEHGAALAREVLATSFTIGHPAPGMYQEHHDLEGERLTFGLAKA